The window CCATGTTGTTTGGCAAAAGCTTGCAAAAAACTTTTCCGTGATACCCCGATCATGAGTGGCCTTCCAAGATCAAGAAAACGATCCAACCTCCGCAGCAACTTGAGATTATGCGTTTTATCTTTTGCAAATCCAAACCCCACATCACAAACGATTCTTTCCTTGGCTATGCCTACATTTAAACACCTTTGGAGTTTGTTTGAAAGCTCGGCAAAAACTTCTTCGACCACGTCCCCGTACCGGGCATCCCTTTGCATGTTCTTGGGCATCCCACGAGAATGCACGAGTATATAGCCGACATTGCCCCCCGCAACGACATCAAGAATACCTGGATCCCATCCCCCTCCGGATACATCATTAATGATATCGGCTCCTTCTTCTATAGCTACGCGGCTAACTGCCGCCTTGTAAGTATCCACGGACAACGGCACGGTCAATTTAGCCCTACATCTTTTCAGGACGGGGAGGAGTCTTAAAATTTCTTCTTTTTCGTCAACAGGATCGGCCCCAGGACGGGTAGACTCGGCTCCAAGATCGATAAAGTCAACCCCGCTGTCCTGCATCCAGAGTGCACGGTCTGAAGCCGCTTGGGGATTCATGTATTTGCCCCCGTCAGAAAAAGAATCTGGGGTTAAGTTAATGACCCCCATAATCATGGGACGACGCGCAGGAAAACGAAGCATTTTTTTTCCCAAATTCCAATGCATTTCTTTTTTTAACATGGCTTAAAATAGGACAAATTAAATTTCTTTCCTCTAAGATATTCTAAAGAAGTTTCTCAATGCCATAGCCTTTTTTTTGCAGCTAAGAGTTAAAAATTCATCCCGTAGAGCTTTCTTTTTTTCAAGCCAGATCCCTTGACTCCATCCTCGAAGAAAAAGCCAAAAAAGAAAAAAGAATGCCAACTCTATACCCAACAAGTGCTTTTTTCTTTTCCCCTTTTTTCCATGATC is drawn from Methylacidiphilum infernorum V4 and contains these coding sequences:
- the folP gene encoding dihydropteroate synthase — translated: MLKKEMHWNLGKKMLRFPARRPMIMGVINLTPDSFSDGGKYMNPQAASDRALWMQDSGVDFIDLGAESTRPGADPVDEKEEILRLLPVLKRCRAKLTVPLSVDTYKAAVSRVAIEEGADIINDVSGGGWDPGILDVVAGGNVGYILVHSRGMPKNMQRDARYGDVVEEVFAELSNKLQRCLNVGIAKERIVCDVGFGFAKDKTHNLKLLRRLDRFLDLGRPLMIGVSRKSFLQAFAKQHGIDIEIMNTIAQTVAFFLGVEIWRVHDVSAAVAARNFLEKLWDTDLLQ